The Bacteroidia bacterium genomic interval GGTCGGGTAAATCAACAAATCGGGAATTCTGATAAAGCCATTGAGTACTTCGAAAATGCGGATTCCCTCGCAACAAATTTGGGAGATTCCCTCACGGCTTCAAATTCTCTTGACTACCTGAGTGGATTATATAGAAACCAACAAGACCTCGACAATGAGTTGCAGGTACAGCAAAGAGCCCTGAGTAGCAATCGCAGTTTTGGATATAGTTCAAGAGAGGGAAAAGTAAGTAAACGGATTGGAGATATCTATGTAGAGCAAAATCAGATTGCTGAGGCAATTCCTTATTTTAAGAATAGCATCAATCTGGCTGCTGAACTGGGGGAGCTGAGGTCTCAGCAAGAAGCTTATGAAGCGCTGGCAGGAGCTTATGAGAAAGCGGGCAACATTGACGAGGCGATTGTAAACTACCGAGGAGCCATGGAACTTTCGGATCAGATTCAAGCCAAAGAACTCGAAGCAATCGCAGACAGTTTTTCTCTCGAAAAACAATTGGCGCAAAAAGATCTCAAAATTGCCATGCTCAGAAAGGATCAGGAATTGAATGAAGAGAAATTTCGATCCATGCAGGAATTGCAGAATGAGAAAATTGCTCGTCAAAACACGATTATGTATGCCCTCGTGGCTGGGTTGATTCTGGTCCTGATTTCTGGCTTCTTCATTTTGCGGAGCTATAGAGCAAGAAGAAAAGCCAATCAGCTATTGATGTTGAAATCTTTAAGGAGTCAGATGAATCCTCATTTCATTTTCAACTCTCTCAACTCCATCAATAGCTTCATCGCCAAACAAGACGAAAGATCAGCCAACAAATATTTGTCTTCTTTCTCCCGACTGATGAGAACTGTACTGGAAAATTCACAGCAGGATTTCGTGCCCCTCTCTACAGAGATTGAAGTACTGGAAAGATATCTGAGCCTGGAGCACTTCCGCTTTATGGACAAATTTGAATATGAGTTTTTGGTAGATGAGTCGGTGAATAAAGATCAGATTGATATTCCTCCCATGCTGATTCAGCCGTATGTAGAAAATGCGGTTTGGCATGGATTGAGATATAAAGAAGAAAAAGGATTTCTGAAACTGAAATTGAGTCAGGAATCAGCACATCTCCTGATCGAAATTGAAGACAATGGTATCGGTCGTGAGCGTTCACAAGAATTGAAGACCAAACACCAGAAAGCCCAAAAATCTACCGGACTCAAGAATACGGAGGAGCGCCTGAAAATCATCAATGAACTCTACAAAAAAGAAGTGAAGGTCTCCATCGGCAATCTCGATCCGTCAGCTGAGGATGTAGGTACCCGGGTAGAAATAAAATTACCGATATAAAGTATATAAGGCATTGGCACTAACAGCAATCATAGTAGAAGACGAACGCGCCAGTCGCGAAACCTTGCATAGTTATCTGGAAAAATACTGCGCAGATGTTGAGGTAGTAGAAATGGCTGATAGCGTAAAAAGCGGAGTGATCGCAATACGCGAACATAAGCCCGATCTCGTCTTTCTGGACGTTGAGATGCCTTATGGAAATGCTTTTGATTTGCTGGAGGCGATTGGAGAAATCAATTTCCAGACCATTTTTGTGACAGCCTATAGCCACTATGCCATTAAAGCATTGAATTATTCCGCTTCCTATTATTTGCTGAAACCCATAGATATAGAGGAATTGATCGCAGCAGTAGATAAGGTCAAACAAAATATCGAATCCGGTGAGCATCAGCTTCACACCCGTATTCTGATCGATAACCTCCGTACCCTCAATCGCCAAAACAAAAAAGTCGTCCTCCCCATTTTGGATGGTTTTGAAGTAGTAGAAGTTCACGAAATCATCCGATGCCAGGCCAATGGAAACTTCACCGACTTTCTCCTGAAAGACGGAAGCAAAAAAATGATCTGTCGTACCCTGAAATTTTATGATGAATTGCTCTCCGAGTTGGGTTTTATCAGAATTCATAAATCACATCTGGTAAACATGGAGTATATTGTAGGGTATAAAAAAGGAAAAGGAGGACAAGTCTCTATGAAGAATGGCGACATGGTAGATGTCGCCCCTTCGAGGAAAAAAGATCTCCTCAAACACTTTTGATTTGCCATGATGTTTGACAGCCGGAAATTCTATCCGCAGAGCTTGGTATTTTACCTGGCCTGCCTGAGCGGTATGCTTATTTTCGCCCTCGTTACCTATTTTCTCAATCTTCAAAATGGTGCGCTGGGGGATCCTCCATTTGGCATCTGGATCTGGATATCAGCAGCTTTTGGATTGATGGGTATACTGAGCAGTGACTTTTCTTTTTCCTGGTTGAGTAGAAGACTGGATCCCCATTCCAGCTGGGAGTTTCGATCGAGAAATCTTCGCATTGCATTAATCATCCGATACCTATTACTCCAGCTAAGCGCAACAGTAGCGGGAGTCGCCTTCATCATCAGTGGCAATATGTACACCTTCCTCATCATGTTAGGGATCATCGGATTTTCTCTATTTCGTTGGCCCAGACGTGAACAATTGATTCAACAATTACATGCTTCTCAGGATGAGTCCGAGTTGATATAGCTAGTCAGTTATCGTCTTTTGTAAGAGAGATTGTGCCTTCCTGTATTTAATCGGTATCTTCTATTTGGTATATCTAGGCACATGAAAACTCGCTTACTACTCTTTACTTTATGTTTGCCCATCCTCCTCATTGGGCAAAACGGTGAATGGGAGCGTTTCCTCCCCATGACCGAAATAAATGAAATCATTTCTGATCAGGATTACCTTTGGATCGCTACCAATGCAGGACTCATCCGTATGGATGCTGAGCTGTATGACAAAACCTATTTCGATTCGGAAAATGGATTGGCAGGTGATGAGATTCACGACATTCTTTTCGACACAGAGGGGAAATTATGGGCCGCAACTGATGCTGGCTTGAGTGTTTGGGAAAACAATCAATGGAGAAATCTGGCAGTCCCGGAGAAATACGGTAGTTCCACCATATATTCCATGACGCTAGACTGGAATGGTAGGATATGGGCAGGCATGATTGATCAGCTCATACTCATAGAAAATGATCAGCTCGAGTTGTATGAAAATGAAAGGCTTGATGGTAGGGTAGACAAATTGTTTGCCCATGATGGAGTGCTGTGGATGAGTCTTGAAGGGAATCTATGGAAATTGAAGGATGGCCTGATGCAGAAAGAGATT includes:
- a CDS encoding LytTR family DNA-binding domain-containing protein — translated: MALTAIIVEDERASRETLHSYLEKYCADVEVVEMADSVKSGVIAIREHKPDLVFLDVEMPYGNAFDLLEAIGEINFQTIFVTAYSHYAIKALNYSASYYLLKPIDIEELIAAVDKVKQNIESGEHQLHTRILIDNLRTLNRQNKKVVLPILDGFEVVEVHEIIRCQANGNFTDFLLKDGSKKMICRTLKFYDELLSELGFIRIHKSHLVNMEYIVGYKKGKGGQVSMKNGDMVDVAPSRKKDLLKHF
- a CDS encoding histidine kinase; this encodes MKIPASKRKLETTRMDDLIFRKINEANKLAKNDPQAALGKVEEALTMSYKMNSPRAEAYAYNTLGAINYELSRYEIATQNYEKAVGIFDKIGDQQGRYNSLKYLGMSQDGMGDSEKALKTYSLFQTEAEKENRIEDMIEASNRISRIQFNNQNFEQALEGFHKTLVLQESSRDSSGIVQSYLHLGRVNQQIGNSDKAIEYFENADSLATNLGDSLTASNSLDYLSGLYRNQQDLDNELQVQQRALSSNRSFGYSSREGKVSKRIGDIYVEQNQIAEAIPYFKNSINLAAELGELRSQQEAYEALAGAYEKAGNIDEAIVNYRGAMELSDQIQAKELEAIADSFSLEKQLAQKDLKIAMLRKDQELNEEKFRSMQELQNEKIARQNTIMYALVAGLILVLISGFFILRSYRARRKANQLLMLKSLRSQMNPHFIFNSLNSINSFIAKQDERSANKYLSSFSRLMRTVLENSQQDFVPLSTEIEVLERYLSLEHFRFMDKFEYEFLVDESVNKDQIDIPPMLIQPYVENAVWHGLRYKEEKGFLKLKLSQESAHLLIEIEDNGIGRERSQELKTKHQKAQKSTGLKNTEERLKIINELYKKEVKVSIGNLDPSAEDVGTRVEIKLPI